The DNA window GTGGGGTGTTGTTTCCAATAAACAATACGGTCCTTATGCTTTTTTTAATACAACCTTTGCTCATTATTCTTCAGAGATATAATATTATTCCTGTGTCTTTATTTTCTTGTGGGTTGGAGTTGTACTGGACGTATGCTGGCTGATATCGCAAGGGACAACGTTGCCACATTGGGTTTCTGTAGATACACTCATTGTGCTAGAAGGGTTTCTGTTGTATATTTCTGTATAAGTTTCACTCATATTATTCACTGAGTCAAAATTTATAAAATGTTTTTTTCACATCAATTATACAGATAAATGTGAATTCATTTGCCCAAAGTCATCTCATTCAGTGCGAAGATGTATGCCTTGTGCTTATTTTTGCCtgtgtgcatgcatgcatgtgcgTTTATGCTTTTGTAACGTGGTCTTTCTTATTTCTTCATAGATTCACTGGTCCATTGCAAAATCGATCGTTGGATCATAACATTTCAAAAAGGTCGAGGTCACCTACTTTGTCCTATCAGGATGTTGATGGCACGGAAGCTCGTATTGATACTAGTGGAAATTCTAGAAGGTACATAAATATGCTTATTTTTTTACGGGAttaagattttatacattttaatgcATAGTAACTTTCTTTATGAAGTGCTCAAACACCTTGATTCTGTAGGAAATTAACTGTGAAGTATAGTTCCCTTGGAAACCAATCTAAGAAAAGAAGCTTCCCTTAGGAAATTTTCTGCCACCTTATTGGTTGTGTTTTGAACCTGAAGCAGGACGAGCATGATTACACAGAAAAATACTTCAGTATATGTTTCTTTCCGTTTTAGAAAGTTAGTTTTCTTGAAATTTCTTGCTGAAGGGATATATTGAGAATGATGCTCTATTTAGGTTCTAATACAATTCTTCTGTTTAAATCGAAGTAGTTTTTTACTCTATTGCCTACCAATATTTTTTATTGTCTTAATTTTTGTCGCATGGTTTTCTGGAAATGTTAAAGCAGGCTAAGTATTCTGGTATTTTGAAAACTGGCATGTGTGTCCCACAGTTCCACTTAGTCACCTGACAGATTTTACTATGGGATTTCAGCTAATGTGGACAGCATAACCCCCCTGTTTTGTTTGCAGACTGGTTGACTATACAGATACCCTCATCGGTGATGAAAATGTTGAAACCTCAAAAAGGATGAGACCGCCTGCATCAGAGTTCACACGCACGATCAAATCGCCGCCATCAGATATCAGAGACAACATTAGGTCATCACCCAACTCAGCCCAGAATCTTCGTGCACATGCCGATGTCCAGAAGTAAAGCCTTTTGCTTTGAATTTGTTTCGTTTCATGTCAATTTTGGTCAGTGTGTTGATTTGTGAAAGTGATAGCATTCTCAACGTCCCATATCTCCCTCACCCCCTTGAAGTACTAGTTAGCAAATGAATGACCTCTTACTGTGCCTGCTGATCGTTAACGTATTATTTAATAACTGGCCTTTTGCCATTATTACAGGTCTAATACATCCATTCCCAAGTTCAGAAATCAAATACAATCGCACATTGGTGGCGCACGTTCGCCACCACATCAGATGTCTAGTCTTTTGGACGACTCCAACAAACTTAACACATCTGCTGTTTCTCCACCAAAGCCATCTATCCTTAGTGCTACCAGAAGAATGGGGACCTCTCCTTTGGATGCCAGTGATGATGATCACTCTACCCCTTCGACTGAACTTGAGAGGTAATTCTTGCCATGCACATGACTTTCACTTTTGTCTCCTTGCAACAATATTTCCGTTATATATGTTGCCTGTTGGTGTTACTCATGAAACTTTTCCTGCAGGGAGAAACAAGCAAAAGCCAAGCGGCTCGCTCGTTTCCATGTTGAATTAAGCAGGCCAGTGGAAAATACAAATGACTTTGTAAAAACACTCAAAGGCTCTACAGATAAGCCCAAACAAGCCACATCAGTGGGAAAAATTCCAATGAAAAAAATTGATGATACTGATGAAAATACCTTGGCTGACATGGATTCCCCAATGTTAGCCGCAATTGTTGGGCTTTGTCCAGATATGTGCCCAGGTGTTTACTGCTCTAGATCGACTTATTTTCATGTGATACAATTTTAGCCATTCACATCGCCTCTTCAATATACTTTTCTCTAAACATGGTACTAATAGATTTGCACGTATCCTTGTtttcactagaacctgaaagggcAGAGCGTGAGAGAAAAGGAGATCTCGATAGGTATGAGAGATTAGATGGAGACAGAAACCTAACTACTGAGCTTCTCGCTGTTAAAAAGGTACATAATGTTTCCTTATAACTTGGCAGTATGACGGTATTTTATCTTTAATTATTTCTGATCACATATAACAGGAAGCATGATGGAAGTTCTTATCTGATTGATACAGTATAATAGGACGGCTGAGAGAGATGCAGACTTGATAAGACCTCTGCCAGTTCTACAGAAGACAATGGATTACCTTCTTAGTTTGCTGGATCACACGTATGATGACAGTTTCTTGGGGTTATACAACTTCTTGTGGGACAGGATGCGAGCGATAAGAATGGATCTTAGAATGCAACATTTCTTCAATCAAGAGGCTATTTCTATGCTTGAGCAAATGGTACTTTCATATGCGTCCCTATGTTGGCCAGTGCTTATTTCATCATACAGTATGTATTTATTTCTGTGGGCACCTGTGTTTCCTGGAGTATTTCATCTTGGAATCTGTCTTTTCTTTCTGAGCAGATAAGACTCCACATTATTGCAATGCATGAATTATGTGAGTACAACAAAGGGGAAGGTTTCTCGGAGGGTTTTGATGCACACCTCAACATTGAGCAGATGAATAAAACATCAGTTGAGCTATTTCAAATGTATGATGACCATAGGAGAAAGGGTGTTTTCTTCTCAACAGAAAAGGAATTTCGGGGTTATTATGCACTGCTCAAGTTAGACAAGCATCCTGGTTACAAGGTGAGGTTAATTGACAGATCTGGTCGGTTGCATTCTGATATTTGCTGACCTGCACACACATTTGAATTAGGTCGAACCTGCTGAGTTATCTCTGGATCTTGCTAAGATGTCTCGTGAAATCAGAGGCAGTCCAGAGATCTTGTTTGCAAGAGAAGTTGCGAGGTAGTCATACCATCAAATGTTATTTACTATTATCATATTTGCACTAGCTTTATCTCACTGCCTACATTTTCTATGCAATTCAGAGCTTGCAGAATGGGGAATTTTATAGCCTTCTTTCGTCTTGCAAGGAAAGCAACATATTTGCAGGCCTGTTTGATGCATGCTCACTTTGCAAAGGTAGAATCATTGCCTTCAAAAGCTGTTCATCAATGTACCCTTTAGTGTAAATTATTCTTCCTTATATGTTCTTACATTTCTTAGTTATCAATTGTGCTGGAAATATTATAATGGAACTAACTGTGTTATAGTGACTTGTGAATTCTTTTCCCAAGGCAAAAATTGTGCTGTAGCATAAACTTGATTAATTTTAGTTGTCGTATGGTAGCATTGTATTGTATGTCATTTAAAATTTGCCACCCTCTTGATTGAGTGGCGGAATTTTTTTTCCACCCTAGCCCACTGTCAGGGACTTAAATGGCCCCGCATGTCAGTGACAACTGGTAATGTGCACTCGAGGGGGTAGCAAGTTATCAAATGCCCCGGCTTACATGGCAATATGGTATTAGGAATATGTATCCTAAGGACTAACGGAATATTGGTTGAACGACTGGAAATGGCACTGGGTGCACTTGGTCATCATGGATATAACGGAATATATGATATGCCTGTTATCGTACTGCTTTCTTAGTATATATCGGCCCTTCTGATATTAATAAGAACTGAAGCTATGGCATGTACAAAGACTCGGGAGGGGAGACCCCTGCTCCCCACAATGCTAAAAAGGTAGACATAAAGCCACCCTAATTATAGTACAAAGCATTAAACCATCCAAATAAATAAAGTTTCAATCATCACATTGGAAATTCTAACTTTCAAATAACAATGTAATATATTGTGACTTAATGGGTGCATATTGCTACACATTATTGGGTTGTGTGCATCGGATGATTTTATTGTAGTGTCATTTTTCACTACTCAGTTGTCACTACTTCGGTATACTTTCGTGTAGTAGGCTATTGATGTTCTTCTATTTCAAGTGCACTTCTATAATTCTTAACAACTAAAGTCTCTTTCCAGCTAAGAAGGCAAGCGCTTGCTTCATTGCACAGTGGTCTCCAGAGTGGACAAGGCATCCCTATTTCACAAGTTGTTGAGTGGCTTGCTATGGAGGTAAGTGTATTGTCTTGCTTGCACAGTAACTAATTCAACACTGGAAAATTGCAATTCTTATGCCTTCATTTTTTTCAAGGACGAGGACATCGAAAGTCTCTTAGAGTACCATGGTTTTGGATTGAGGCAGTATGAAGAGCTGTACCTAGTAAAAGAAGGACCTTTCCTTAACAGTGAAAGCGATTTCCCATCTGGCTGTTCTCAGCTTGTGCATTTAAAGAAATCTCAGAGAGTCATTGTTGATGTTTCTTCCGGGCCAGTTTGTGCTCCTATAAGCAAAAAAAACACTTCAGTTTCATATCCTAGTCAACTTGCTAGTGGTAAAAGAGATCTATTTCCATCACAGCATGCTCCTGTGGTTCCACATGATGGCAAAAGGGATCTCTTTTCATTGTTTTCTGGGCCTGTTTCAACCACTCCTGGCAGACATATTAGCTCGCCATTTCCTGATCCCTTTTCCCCAAAAGCTGCCAATAAATTATTCAGTCCAAAACGTCCAAGTCCTCTTGTCCCAAATGCTGATAGAGAAGAAAATGTTTCAACCTTTCCTACTGTTGCTTCTCCACGTAGTAGCAAAAAGGAGATATTCTCAAAAACACCAAAAGTAGCATCGCCAAAAGCTGAAGGCAAGACCAAGTTGGCTGATGATCTTACAACTGAAGACCAAGATAGTGGACTTGCAGGGTCCCCTCAAAAAGTGGACATCCAAACAGGGATACTGTGGTCACAAGCTAATACAGAAAACATCAATGCTTTGGCAGAACCAATTATTTCACATTCTCTTACGGATGGCATTTCTTTAGATTATTACTCCAATATGCTTGGAGAGGAAGACAAGTTAGACATGGATGAGGGAACTCCACCAGACCATGAAGTTCTGGTTATCGAACCTGGATCACCTATTGGCTCCCCCTTGTCTGATCACAATGAATATGAAGATCAGAATATTAGTAACAGCACAGTTAATGACTGGTTACCAATTGTTACGTCCCCCAAGAAACAAATTTCCGATGAAAAGCTGAAGGCAATACTGAGGTTGTTTTCTATCCTGGAACTATGTTTGTTCCGATCGATAGGGTTTTGGTGGAGCCTTATGAAACTTTGATGACTATTGTGATATTTCAGGAAATGGAGGCAACGTGCTGAAGACAAGCGATTTCATAGGGAGCAGAAAAATGTTCTTGCTGTTGCAGCATTGTGTTCTCTATCACTTGGCCCGCCAGTTCATAATACTACAATGGTAAGTCATTCTAAGACATGCTATATTTGTTTCCAGAACCGCTTAATTGAGATGTTGCTTTTTACTTCTTAAGTGTTATATACATCACTTTTTGCAAGATGAAGGTTCAAATGAATGATTATCACCTCTGTTGATAGATAAAATAATTTTAACTTTGGTTCCAAGAAGAAAAACGTGTTAATGTCGTGCAAATTTTGTACGCAACGATGTTTTCTGTAAGTTGTTTCTATGTGTTATTAAAAATTGATAATGATACAGACTTGTCTATTAATGAAGGTTCCTAAGCTTGCTGTCGAAGAGCTTGACATTGGGCATGCATTTAAAGAAAGACAAGTGAGACAACAAAGATCTTGGTCACGGCTCAATGTTTCTGAGCTGTCTGGTCCCATTTTACTTGAAACTAACCCTGATGCTAGATGCTTCTGCTGGAAATTACTTGTACTTGTCCCACCAGGTGCCATGGAATCCCAGACCAACAATCTTGCCTCAAAATGGTTACTTAGGAAGCTCATGGGTTCTGGAAATGGAGATAGTGGATTGGTTGTTTCATCATCAGGCCTATCAATTTGGACAGAGTGGATCAGCTTTCCGAACACATGCTGTCTATCTGTTGTTAGGGCCAGTGATCAGCAAGTTATTGGTAATGATATTGCCAATGGTACAAGCTGTATAGCATTTGTAGTGTCTGAAGGCATTTCATGGGAAACGCAGAAGGCACGACTTAGCAGTCTGTTAGCCTCCATACCGGTTCAATCCCATCTTCCTCTCCTGATTTTGAGCGGTGATACATATCATGAAGGGTATGACTATGCTTCACAGTATATCATTGACAGGCTTGGCCTCAGTGGTCTTCATGGAGAAAAGATTGCTTCATCATTGGTTATTTTTCTTGTTGAACACATGGAAGATTGTGCCAATGGTTTCTTTGATGATGACAATCTGCGTGAGGGTCTCAAGTGGCTGATTAGAAGTTTACCAAGACAGCCTGATGTCACTCTTGTGAAGACCCATGAGTTGCTTCTGAACTGCTTGCACCCACAACTTGAGCTGCTTAATACCCATGTTGCACCTGGAGCTGGCCCTGGGGATTGCATTTCAGTATTCAACAATGCTGTTGATCAAGTTGCAGAAGAGATTTTGGCTGCAGCATGCACAAACGCTAACCAATGGCCAGCTCTTGAGATTGATCTTCTGGAGAGAACAAGTAATGAGAGGAGATATGCAGAAATGTTCTTGCCTAGCACAGGATGGTCATCACCGTCAAGGATCCAGCCATTGCTTGCAGCCATTAACACTTGCAAGATTCCAGAGTTCAGGTATGATTTATCTTGGCTAAACCAAGGTTCTCACATGGGCAAGCAAACccaagatcagaagaagttccTTCAGGAGTGCTTGGCGAGATATCTGACCGAATCAACTCGGTTGTTAGATGAAACTCTGGTGGCCACTGAAGTGAATATTATGGTGCAGAAATATGTTGGGCTTGAGCTCCGGGACTCGTACTACTATCTTGTTCCAAGATGGGTGGCTATCTTCCGGCGTATTTACAACTGGAGGCTAGCAAAGCTTTCTACCGGAGAGTTCTCGGAAGCTTATGTCCTGAGCCAGCACCTCTATCGGGCTCCTCCTGCAGCAGCTAACTCTAATGGTGCCACAGCCACACAAGAGCTCACTGCTAGCAGCAGCACCTGCGATGAGGCATCCATTTTGGAGGATCACAGCATGATGCCAGCTGTGTCAACCGGCCTCTCACTAGATGAAATCATCGAGATCAGTTGTGATCTTGATGCTGTCGATGCGCAACCAGCAAGTGAACAGCCACGACCACCCATCCAGATTCATGAAGAGCCTCATGCACCAGCAGACACCAACTGCGAGACAAACATGGTGCATGGTATTAGTGATGAAATGTACATACCAAGAAGGATAGAGTCGGGGGAGCTGGTGCCACTCGAGAGGGACGACAAGCTTGCCCGGCTACTCGAGCAGTGTACCAAGCTGCAGGACAGGATCGATGAGACGCTTTCCATTTACTTTTGAGCCTGTGGAATGTTGGAAGGGTTACATTACACCATTCTTCCACACTTGTAACTTGTAACATTAGAttttgcaaaaagaaaaaagaaaggaaatctTAGGAATTCATGCCCTTTTTTTGGCAGGAATGACATGTCATGGTCAGCCTAGGTGGCTTTTCTTGGCCGGCTTGACTGAGGTTTCTCCTCGGTTGCAATATTGCGGGGTGGTCTTACCCCCCACTGGTTGAGTTTTGTTTTTTTCTTATATCATAATATAGCTATGTAGAATATTCTTTCTTGAATCACAtcaatcaaatgcatcaagtaACCTCTCTTGCACGACCGTAGCTTCTCTTGGCCCGTCTTAGTGATCTTTTTCTGTCCGTACAAAGGTGTTAAATAAGAACACCAGTTTGTCCCAAATCAAATAATAGATGCTTGTCCAAAATCAATCAAACTCGTGGTCCAGCAGCGGCAACCGGAAAAGCATATGACGGAATAAAGCTAATAACGTGTTTGTACCAGTAAGCAACGTTTCTTGACCATATTCAACTCGACGAGCCCTAAAGCAGCTAAAAGAAGAGACCCATATTCGTTTTTCCTTGTGAAAGCTTCAACCTGATTTGTTCTGCACGGCACCCGCATTTCAATTCCAGATCCTAATTCTGTGGCAGAATGACACCTCAGGGTTGCATCCCATACCATACCACGGCAAGCATCAACTTAAATTAAATAAACTGGTAAAGtgaacaaatacaataaatagaTAATAACTCCATTCCACATACAACACTTATGGTGGCGCCCAACACCACTAATCAATCCCCTGGTTAGATGACCCCCAACTTCGGTCAGAACCTTAGCATCGTCAGTTTGCGGCCGGTGCTCTAAGAAAACACGAGCAACACTGAGATTTGCCGCTGACCAACATCACATCCATGGCATGGTTAGTAGCACCCTGCAGAAGACAACAGCCTCTCAATAATAGTTTCCCAAAAATTTAACAGAAAATATTATACTATAAAAAAACAGAAAATATTAGGATCTCTGGGCAAGATCTTACGGAGGATGGCCATGGGGTATGGCAAGGCCTCTTTTCGCCATTTACCTTGGATACTGCAATGTAATGCGCAAATTATGTGAGCTTGTTTGCATTTTCTCCATTCACTGGTAAGGATTAGAAGACTGGCAGGGTTACCTCCATATTCAGCAGGAGGCTGGATGCATACTTTATTGCATAGGCTGTTCCAGCTCAGTACCACCATCCACCTGATGCCAAGGTTGCACTTGTGATGCAGCTTGCTCACTACGCATAGGCTTGGAAGCATCTGATATTCTACCGTGTATCAACAAAGGGTGCATAGGAGAAGGAGCAACGCAGGAGAGGCTTCGTTCTGTTGGAGAGCCTGAGGATGATGATTGCATTTCGGTAGCAGCACATCTGTTCAACTGACTTGCTTCTGGTGGTACAAATACAGGTATCTCTGACTGTACTGTGTGCGCAGCTATTGATGCTCCGATGCTACCATAGTCCACTTTGTCGCTCCCTGCAGGACCTGACTGAGTAAATTTTGGAAAGAAAAATAAATTTTCTGCAAGTCACTGAATAATTCCTCTTTTTATGCTTGCAGAATTAAAATTTTTGTGCACATACAATTTCAGAGTCCCGGATATGCACAATGATTATTGTTATATCATCTGTCCTATTTTCATGCTCCAGCCATAGTTTGTATGACTCAGCAGCGATTGCTGAGCAGGCATCTCGAGGATCTTGATACATAGCAACCTGTAGCGAACCAGAAAGAGTCCAGAATTAGTGGCACTGATCCACAGAGGATATCACTGGCAAAGCCAAACAAGAAAAATCACATATTTGACATTAGATCATTACTGAAGCTTTCCAGTGGTGATGGTAAAATAAGGAAGTTTTGGTAGCTCCAAGAATGTCATATGTAACGGATTAGTACCACAGGTGAACCTCATGCAGATGTGCACCAGAGGCACAGAGAAGAATATATATCAAAAGGCATGAGAAGCAAAACAGCTGTTAGCAGCCTGGTTTTGTTATATATTTAGTACTTTTGAAACTCAAAGAAAATGTTGGCACAGAAAAGAGGAGGTTATGAGGGGACCATCCATTGTTAACTGCAGATCATGTTTGGCCTAATCAGAGAGAGCCCTAGTGATTCAGCAATCGGCAGTCCAATTTGAAGAAGCCTCCCAGTTTTAGGATCAATAAGATGGCTAATATACCTTTTCTAGGGGAGTTTTGAAAGACATGCCTACTCAGTCCTTGCAGTCATTTACCTAGTTTGTCCCTCCACTTTTCTGCTCACACTTCTGATTAGTCAATTTTTCATCACAGCTCAAATgctagtctattcttctactaCTCAATAAAGTTACCCCCACTTATGCAGAACTTTattcagagagagggagagcttTCATAATGAAAACATCAATCGACCTTGAAAGTTTAAAACCTCACCGTTCCATAATCATTACGCCATCCTGCAGTTCCAACTTTTTGAGAAAAGCAACTTGGCTGATGGAAAGCTTTTTTGTATGGAGAAAAAGTAGACTCCATTTGTACTGTTTGCAGCATGTTAAAACTGGCCATTGTACTATAGGTAAACTGTTACTCATCAGCAACTACTCCACACCATCTTTATACCATTCCTAACAACCCATACACCAAACTCATATGAAATCATTTCCCACTATGCAGAAAGTCAACTTATGATTATCCCCGGATGCATTATGATTATCCATAAATCAGTTCCTCTCACATCAAAAGTCTACACGAAGGCTGTAGTTGGCTGGATAAAATGAACAAAAACGTGCGATTACTGTACTCCTTGCAAGTAATCCAGACAGAATGTAGCAGCTAATTCCCGCACCCACTAGACTCGCCACATTGTATGGCTCACAACTTGTGTACCTGTCTATTTCGTAGACCACGATATGCGATGGCTAAAATACTAGAATTAATCTACACATGGGTCAATAAACAAACAGGAAGGAACAGGAAAAAGAATAGAGCAGAGAATGAAAGCAGTACCATGTCAACCACTTCCTGGCTGGAGAGGAACTCGAACACGCCATCGCTCGCAACAACGAAGAACAGGTGGGCTGGAGTGATCTCCACGCTCTTCACCTCAGGCTCGGCGATGACCCCAACCGCCTCGGCCGCGAGGTCCCCGAGGCTGCGCGTGA is part of the Panicum hallii strain FIL2 chromosome 2, PHallii_v3.1, whole genome shotgun sequence genome and encodes:
- the LOC112883508 gene encoding SAC3 family protein B isoform X2, translated to MRLNTSARSPLSNIGSKFIPPLNFQDHHPAQIADPRDSLFTGPLQNRSLDHNISKRSRSPTLSYQDVDGTEARIDTSGNSRRLVDYTDTLIGDENVETSKRMRPPASEFTRTIKSPPSDIRDNIRSSPNSAQNLRAHADVQKSNTSIPKFRNQIQSHIGGARSPPHQMSSLLDDSNKLNTSAVSPPKPSILSATRRMGTSPLDASDDDHSTPSTELEREKQAKAKRLARFHVELSRPVENTNDFVKTLKGSTDKPKQATSVGKIPMKKIDDTDENTLADMDSPMLAAIVGLCPDMCPEPERAERERKGDLDRYERLDGDRNLTTELLAVKKYNRTAERDADLIRPLPVLQKTMDYLLSLLDHTYDDSFLGLYNFLWDRMRAIRMDLRMQHFFNQEAISMLEQMIRLHIIAMHELCEYNKGEGFSEGFDAHLNIEQMNKTSVELFQMYDDHRRKGVFFSTEKEFRGYYALLKLDKHPGYKVEPAELSLDLAKMSREIRGSPEILFAREVARACRMGNFIAFFRLARKATYLQACLMHAHFAKLRRQALASLHSGLQSGQGIPISQVVEWLAMEDEDIESLLEYHGFGLRQYEELYLVKEGPFLNSESDFPSGCSQLVHLKKSQRVIVDVSSGPVCAPISKKNTSVSYPSQLASGKRDLFPSQHAPVVPHDGKRDLFSLFSGPVSTTPGRHISSPFPDPFSPKAANKLFSPKRPSPLVPNADREENVSTFPTVASPRSSKKEIFSKTPKVASPKAEGKTKLADDLTTEDQDSGLAGSPQKVDIQTGILWSQANTENINALAEPIISHSLTDGISLDYYSNMLGEEDKLDMDEGTPPDHEVLVIEPGSPIGSPLSDHNEYEDQNISNSTVNDWLPIVTSPKKQISDEKLKAILRKWRQRAEDKRFHREQKNVLAVAALCSLSLGPPVHNTTMVPKLAVEELDIGHAFKERQVRQQRSWSRLNVSELSGPILLETNPDARCFCWKLLVLVPPGAMESQTNNLASKWLLRKLMGSGNGDSGLVVSSSGLSIWTEWISFPNTCCLSVVRASDQQVIGNDIANGTSCIAFVVSEGISWETQKARLSSLLASIPVQSHLPLLILSGDTYHEGYDYASQYIIDRLGLSGLHGEKIASSLVIFLVEHMEDCANGFFDDDNLREGLKWLIRSLPRQPDVTLVKTHELLLNCLHPQLELLNTHVAPGAGPGDCISVFNNAVDQVAEEILAAACTNANQWPALEIDLLERTSNERRYAEMFLPSTGWSSPSRIQPLLAAINTCKIPEFRYDLSWLNQGSHMGKQTQDQKKFLQECLARYLTESTRLLDETLVATEVNIMVQKYVGLELRDSYYYLVPRWVAIFRRIYNWRLAKLSTGEFSEAYVLSQHLYRAPPAAANSNGATATQELTASSSTCDEASILEDHSMMPAVSTGLSLDEIIEISCDLDAVDAQPASEQPRPPIQIHEEPHAPADTNCETNMVHGISDEMYIPRRIESGELVPLERDDKLARLLEQCTKLQDRIDETLSIYF
- the LOC112883508 gene encoding SAC3 family protein B isoform X1, translated to MAASGFGREAGPSTRGPGTAFPAFGVGAATQTATAPSAATPSFPLVRPATPSIPSVRPTSPSFPSARPVSPSFPSARSTNPPAAATPHFPSPRPQLATAATASRPATTPAMPMPVPSARPAAAPGASASARFPSPRPTLDPGAVAATGRYVARHLQPQPRPATPSVSRQVDPFISSRSRALSAVSNLRADSPADYGSGTGQRRLVNYADPLFENGSLQSSEQLRIEPSEQMRLNTSARSPLSNIGSKFIPPLNFQDHHPAQIADPRDSLFTGPLQNRSLDHNISKRSRSPTLSYQDVDGTEARIDTSGNSRRLVDYTDTLIGDENVETSKRMRPPASEFTRTIKSPPSDIRDNIRSSPNSAQNLRAHADVQKSNTSIPKFRNQIQSHIGGARSPPHQMSSLLDDSNKLNTSAVSPPKPSILSATRRMGTSPLDASDDDHSTPSTELEREKQAKAKRLARFHVELSRPVENTNDFVKTLKGSTDKPKQATSVGKIPMKKIDDTDENTLADMDSPMLAAIVGLCPDMCPEPERAERERKGDLDRYERLDGDRNLTTELLAVKKYNRTAERDADLIRPLPVLQKTMDYLLSLLDHTYDDSFLGLYNFLWDRMRAIRMDLRMQHFFNQEAISMLEQMIRLHIIAMHELCEYNKGEGFSEGFDAHLNIEQMNKTSVELFQMYDDHRRKGVFFSTEKEFRGYYALLKLDKHPGYKVEPAELSLDLAKMSREIRGSPEILFAREVARACRMGNFIAFFRLARKATYLQACLMHAHFAKLRRQALASLHSGLQSGQGIPISQVVEWLAMEDEDIESLLEYHGFGLRQYEELYLVKEGPFLNSESDFPSGCSQLVHLKKSQRVIVDVSSGPVCAPISKKNTSVSYPSQLASGKRDLFPSQHAPVVPHDGKRDLFSLFSGPVSTTPGRHISSPFPDPFSPKAANKLFSPKRPSPLVPNADREENVSTFPTVASPRSSKKEIFSKTPKVASPKAEGKTKLADDLTTEDQDSGLAGSPQKVDIQTGILWSQANTENINALAEPIISHSLTDGISLDYYSNMLGEEDKLDMDEGTPPDHEVLVIEPGSPIGSPLSDHNEYEDQNISNSTVNDWLPIVTSPKKQISDEKLKAILRKWRQRAEDKRFHREQKNVLAVAALCSLSLGPPVHNTTMVPKLAVEELDIGHAFKERQVRQQRSWSRLNVSELSGPILLETNPDARCFCWKLLVLVPPGAMESQTNNLASKWLLRKLMGSGNGDSGLVVSSSGLSIWTEWISFPNTCCLSVVRASDQQVIGNDIANGTSCIAFVVSEGISWETQKARLSSLLASIPVQSHLPLLILSGDTYHEGYDYASQYIIDRLGLSGLHGEKIASSLVIFLVEHMEDCANGFFDDDNLREGLKWLIRSLPRQPDVTLVKTHELLLNCLHPQLELLNTHVAPGAGPGDCISVFNNAVDQVAEEILAAACTNANQWPALEIDLLERTSNERRYAEMFLPSTGWSSPSRIQPLLAAINTCKIPEFRYDLSWLNQGSHMGKQTQDQKKFLQECLARYLTESTRLLDETLVATEVNIMVQKYVGLELRDSYYYLVPRWVAIFRRIYNWRLAKLSTGEFSEAYVLSQHLYRAPPAAANSNGATATQELTASSSTCDEASILEDHSMMPAVSTGLSLDEIIEISCDLDAVDAQPASEQPRPPIQIHEEPHAPADTNCETNMVHGISDEMYIPRRIESGELVPLERDDKLARLLEQCTKLQDRIDETLSIYF